Proteins found in one Erythrobacter sp. KY5 genomic segment:
- a CDS encoding ATP synthase F1 subunit epsilon: MALHFELVTPAKLVRSEDVHMVVVPGTEGEFGVLEGHAPFMSTIRDGAVQVYKTEGAAPETIEVRGGFAEVGDAGLTVLAEHVEN; this comes from the coding sequence ATGGCACTCCACTTCGAACTCGTAACCCCCGCCAAGCTGGTCCGCAGCGAGGACGTCCACATGGTCGTCGTCCCCGGCACCGAAGGCGAATTCGGCGTGCTCGAAGGCCACGCGCCTTTCATGAGCACAATCCGCGATGGCGCTGTGCAGGTCTACAAGACCGAAGGCGCTGCGCCTGAAACCATCGAAGTGCGCGGCGGCTTTGCTGAAGTCGGCGACGCTGGCCTGACTGTTCTCGCCGAGCATGTCGAGAATTAA
- the atpD gene encoding F0F1 ATP synthase subunit beta — translation MATAPVLNQTTNGTISQVIGAVVDVQFPGELPAILTALETKNDGKTLVLEVAQHLGENTVRTIAMDATEGLVRGQEVINTGAQISVPVGPKTLGRIMNVVGEAIDERGPVGADMTSPIHAEAPAFVDQSTEADILVTGIKVIDLLAPYAKGGKIGLFGGAGVGKTVLIQELINNIAKGHGGVSVFAGVGERTREGNDLYHEFLDAGVIAKNEAGEAISEGSKVALVFGQMNEPPGARARVALSGLTMAEYFRDQEGQDVLFFVDNIFRFTQAGSEVSALLGRIPSAVGYQPTLSTDMGNLQERITSTTKGSITSVQAIYVPADDLTDPAPATSFAHLDATTTLSRAISELGIYPAVDPLDSTSRVLEPRVVGQEHYETARRVQETLQKYKSLQDIIAILGMDELSEEDKLTVARARKIQKFLSQPFHVAEVFTNIPGLFVQLEDTIKSFKAVVDGEYDHLPEAAFYMVGGIDMVVEKAARLAEES, via the coding sequence ATGGCCACCGCACCCGTACTCAATCAGACCACCAACGGCACGATCAGCCAGGTCATCGGCGCTGTCGTCGACGTGCAGTTCCCCGGTGAACTGCCCGCAATTCTGACCGCGCTCGAAACCAAGAATGACGGCAAGACGCTCGTCCTCGAAGTCGCGCAGCACCTTGGCGAAAACACCGTCCGCACCATCGCTATGGATGCGACCGAAGGCCTTGTTCGTGGTCAGGAAGTTATCAACACCGGCGCGCAGATCAGCGTTCCGGTCGGCCCCAAGACGCTCGGCCGCATCATGAACGTCGTCGGCGAAGCCATTGACGAGCGTGGCCCGGTTGGCGCTGACATGACCAGCCCGATCCACGCAGAGGCTCCGGCCTTTGTCGACCAGTCGACCGAAGCAGACATTCTCGTCACCGGCATCAAGGTGATCGACCTTCTCGCTCCTTACGCAAAGGGCGGCAAGATCGGCCTGTTCGGCGGCGCTGGCGTTGGCAAGACGGTTCTCATTCAGGAACTCATCAACAACATCGCAAAGGGCCACGGCGGCGTGTCCGTGTTCGCAGGCGTTGGTGAGCGTACCCGTGAAGGTAACGACCTCTACCACGAATTCCTCGACGCTGGCGTTATCGCCAAGAACGAAGCTGGCGAAGCCATCAGCGAAGGTTCGAAGGTTGCACTCGTCTTCGGTCAGATGAACGAGCCTCCGGGCGCACGTGCACGCGTTGCTCTGTCGGGTCTGACCATGGCAGAATACTTCCGCGACCAGGAAGGTCAGGACGTCCTGTTCTTCGTCGACAACATCTTTCGCTTCACGCAGGCGGGTTCGGAAGTGTCCGCACTTCTCGGCCGTATTCCTTCGGCAGTGGGCTACCAGCCGACCCTGTCGACCGACATGGGTAACCTGCAGGAACGCATCACCTCAACGACCAAGGGCTCGATCACCTCGGTGCAGGCCATCTACGTTCCCGCAGATGACTTGACCGACCCTGCCCCTGCAACGTCGTTTGCTCACCTTGACGCGACGACCACTCTGTCGCGCGCCATCTCGGAGCTCGGCATCTACCCGGCGGTGGACCCGCTGGACTCGACCAGCCGCGTTCTCGAACCGCGCGTTGTCGGTCAGGAACACTACGAGACCGCTCGCCGCGTTCAGGAAACGCTGCAGAAGTACAAGAGCCTTCAGGACATCATCGCCATTCTCGGCATGGACGAGCTTTCGGAAGAAGATAAGCTCACCGTGGCCCGCGCGCGCAAGATCCAGAAGTTCCTGTCGCAGCCGTTCCACGTGGCCGAAGTCTTCACCAACATTCCGGGCCTGTTCGTGCAGCTCGAAGACACGATCAAGTCGTTCAAGGCTGTGGTCGATGGTGAATACGACCACCTGCCCGAAGCGGCCTTCTACATGGTTGGCGGCATCGACATGGTTGTCGAAAAGGCAGCCAGGCTCGCTGAGGAAAGCTAA
- a CDS encoding F0F1 ATP synthase subunit gamma codes for MPSLKELKGRINSVKSTQKITKAKQMVAAAKLRRAQAAAEAARPYQERLTAVMASLAGKVSGDSAPKLLAGTGSDQRNLLVVVNTDKGLCGGLNSNLVKAAKAKAQALLAEGKSVEFYLVGKKGRAPLKREYPERIGHHFDTSDVKTPGFEEADAIAAELIQMFEDGKYDVAHLIYPTFQSALVQNPTVNQLIPVPSPETAEETDAVVEYEPGEEEILEELLPRYVKTQLFGSLLEREASEQGASMTAMDNATRNAGDLINKLTIQYNRSRQAAITTELIEIIAGAEAL; via the coding sequence GTGCCCTCACTCAAGGAACTCAAAGGTCGGATCAACTCGGTCAAGTCGACCCAGAAGATCACCAAGGCCAAGCAGATGGTCGCTGCGGCCAAGCTGCGCCGTGCGCAGGCCGCTGCCGAAGCCGCACGCCCGTATCAGGAGCGCCTGACAGCTGTCATGGCGAGCCTTGCGGGCAAGGTTTCGGGCGACAGCGCGCCCAAGCTTCTCGCAGGCACCGGCTCGGACCAGCGCAACCTTCTGGTTGTGGTAAACACCGACAAGGGCCTTTGCGGCGGTCTCAACTCGAACCTCGTCAAGGCTGCCAAGGCCAAAGCGCAGGCGCTTCTGGCTGAAGGCAAGTCGGTCGAGTTCTACCTCGTCGGCAAGAAGGGCCGCGCACCGCTGAAGCGCGAATATCCCGAGCGGATCGGCCACCACTTCGACACTTCGGACGTAAAGACGCCGGGCTTCGAAGAGGCCGACGCCATCGCTGCCGAGCTCATCCAGATGTTCGAAGACGGCAAGTATGACGTCGCACACCTGATCTACCCGACGTTTCAGTCGGCACTGGTTCAGAACCCGACCGTCAACCAGCTGATCCCCGTCCCCTCACCCGAAACGGCAGAGGAGACCGACGCCGTGGTCGAGTATGAGCCGGGCGAAGAGGAAATTCTCGAAGAGCTGCTTCCTCGCTATGTAAAGACGCAGCTTTTCGGTTCCCTGCTTGAGCGTGAGGCATCGGAGCAAGGCGCTTCGATGACCGCGATGGACAACGCCACGCGCAATGCAGGCGACCTCATCAACAAGCTGACGATCCAGTACAACCGCAGCCGTCAGGCTGCGATCACCACCGAACTCATCGAAATTATCGCTGGCGCAGAAGCGCTGTAA
- a CDS encoding HNH endonuclease yields the protein MNEEALTCWLCGRGFESRLQWHHPVPKSKKGRDTVPVHPICHKTIHANFTNAELARIGDDPEALCDNPAIAKFVRWIANKPPDFHAPTRS from the coding sequence GTGAACGAGGAAGCGCTCACCTGCTGGCTGTGCGGACGCGGGTTTGAGAGCCGCCTTCAGTGGCACCATCCTGTGCCCAAGTCGAAGAAGGGCCGCGATACCGTGCCGGTCCATCCGATTTGCCACAAGACGATCCATGCGAACTTCACCAATGCCGAGCTCGCACGGATTGGCGATGATCCCGAGGCGCTTTGCGACAATCCTGCCATCGCGAAGTTCGTGAGGTGGATAGCGAACAAGCCGCCTGACTTTCACGCACCAACACGCAGCTAA
- a CDS encoding phosphatase PAP2 family protein, with product MKIRGISIGYLTVVAVALIALLAPVPDNNRGNAFINLVLLLTPVFAIFFLLRPVIARNPNPVSQLASDFREHWHKVVWAGALYLSLAMSLEVFSGIKKSIPFVMPFYLDPFLVELDRKLFFGTDPWRITHALFGWATGQIVWLYNAWHMVHIGLAVWVAFSFNEAQKIRFALVLQFTWLFLGGGLAMLMASVGPVMVGDFFGDRSFDPMLAVLSDQAPSVIMVKDTLIDTMDNPLLISGISAMPSIHVAISVAAALWLQQQGSRVLTVIGWAYAAVIYIGSIHLGWHYATDGMVSAPLVILVWWLAGKYVDWLQGREYAIALPAPVAEKEPG from the coding sequence ATGAAAATTCGCGGCATCAGCATCGGCTATCTGACAGTTGTCGCGGTCGCGCTGATCGCGTTGCTGGCACCCGTGCCCGACAACAATCGCGGCAATGCGTTTATCAATCTCGTCCTTCTTCTGACGCCGGTCTTCGCGATCTTCTTCCTGCTGCGCCCGGTGATCGCTCGCAATCCAAATCCGGTTTCACAACTGGCCAGTGATTTTCGCGAACACTGGCACAAAGTCGTTTGGGCCGGCGCACTCTATCTCTCACTGGCGATGTCGCTGGAGGTGTTCAGCGGCATCAAGAAATCGATCCCATTTGTAATGCCGTTCTATCTCGATCCGTTTCTTGTCGAATTGGATCGCAAGCTCTTCTTCGGCACCGATCCCTGGCGGATCACGCATGCCTTGTTCGGTTGGGCGACGGGTCAGATCGTGTGGCTCTACAACGCGTGGCACATGGTCCATATCGGGCTTGCCGTATGGGTCGCCTTCTCCTTCAACGAAGCGCAGAAAATCCGCTTTGCCCTCGTCCTGCAATTCACCTGGCTTTTCCTGGGTGGCGGGCTCGCCATGTTGATGGCGTCGGTAGGACCGGTGATGGTCGGAGACTTCTTCGGCGACCGCAGTTTCGATCCGATGCTCGCAGTGCTGTCTGATCAAGCGCCGTCGGTCATCATGGTGAAAGATACGCTGATCGACACCATGGACAATCCCCTGCTCATCAGCGGTATCTCGGCCATGCCGTCGATCCACGTAGCGATTTCAGTCGCGGCGGCGCTCTGGCTCCAGCAACAAGGGTCGAGAGTTTTGACGGTCATCGGCTGGGCCTATGCGGCGGTCATCTATATCGGCTCGATCCACCTCGGTTGGCATTATGCGACTGACGGCATGGTGTCCGCACCGCTGGTAATTCTGGTGTGGTGGCTGGCTGGAAAGTACGTCGACTGGCTGCAGGGGCGCGAATATGCGATAGCCTTGCCTGCTCCCGTCGCCGAAAAAGAGCCCGGCTGA
- a CDS encoding heme-binding protein, which yields MGVAKWVLAGAGVAAIAGVAAVAQYRGDNEEPAYRSVLEDKNFELRQYEPMIVAEVTHMGDRRRASGASFRRLAAYIFAQDRPGGDRERIAMTAPVIHERIDQDQPIAMTSPVLQDETATGEWRMRFVMPSRFTMETLPTPPSDIALTKVPARRVAAVRFNGNGSNADLAKMKAKLAAWVEDQNLTPVGDFEYAFYDAPMVPGPMRRNEVLIEVAAE from the coding sequence ATGGGTGTGGCAAAATGGGTCTTGGCAGGAGCGGGCGTCGCAGCCATCGCGGGTGTGGCAGCAGTCGCTCAATACCGCGGTGACAACGAAGAACCTGCCTATCGCAGCGTGCTTGAAGACAAGAACTTCGAACTGCGCCAATACGAACCGATGATCGTGGCCGAGGTCACTCACATGGGTGACCGGCGCCGTGCAAGCGGGGCGAGCTTTCGCCGTCTTGCCGCTTACATCTTTGCGCAGGACCGGCCCGGCGGCGACCGGGAGAGGATCGCCATGACCGCTCCTGTAATCCATGAGCGCATCGACCAGGATCAGCCGATCGCCATGACTTCGCCCGTCCTTCAGGACGAGACCGCAACGGGCGAATGGCGGATGCGCTTCGTGATGCCGTCGCGCTTCACCATGGAGACTTTGCCGACGCCTCCTTCCGACATCGCCTTGACCAAGGTGCCAGCGCGCCGGGTCGCTGCGGTGCGCTTCAACGGCAATGGTTCGAACGCAGATCTTGCCAAGATGAAAGCGAAGCTCGCCGCGTGGGTCGAAGACCAGAACCTCACGCCGGTTGGAGACTTCGAGTACGCTTTCTACGATGCGCCCATGGTGCCAGGACCCATGCGGCGCAATGAGGTTCTGATAGAGGTCGCGGCCGAGTAG
- a CDS encoding prolyl oligopeptidase family protein, translated as MKLVSTNTIALALAAAMTIGAASAANADAHMDETPMDETGVPGPNEDPYIWLEEARSDEALAWVTAENERTLAALENDPRFETLKAEALAIYDSEDRIPFVSFRPDGLYNFWQDKENPKGLLRRTTLESYQTDNPEWETVLDIDALAAAEGKEWVYKGSTCLPPAMEMCMIALSDGGEDATIMREFNMTTGEFVEGGFELAEKSQGGIQWLDADTLLVGRDFGEGTLTASEYPFTTRLWKRGTDLADAPELFRGQADDVWAGASLLRDASGEVQAMTAFRGVSFHESEYFLYDDDSEEWIKLDIPKKASPYGIVDGQVLLSTDVDWEVDGQTFPADSLIAMDLEEWKANPNGAAKTLVWAPAERQTKRGGAITAGALYVGMLDNVVGKVLKFNYENGAWTSEEVALPDNATVGVAASSNESEQIMFTVTDFLNPTTLYYTDGSTDPMPLKTSPARFDASGMEVEQHEATSADGTKIPYFIVKPAGMEMDGETAILMSGYGGFQIPRLPSYMGSTGKMWLERGGAYVLANLRGGGEFGPGWHQTAIRENKQRTWDDFIAVGQDLVDRGFTSPEHLGIQGGSQGGLLVGTAFTQRPDLFGAAIVQIPLFDMLRYHLIGRGASWIGEYGDPRIPEQREWIEGYSPYQKIIEGVDYPTPFLWASTADDRTHPAHARKGAARLKELGQPYYYFEDMTGGHSGGVDNEQRAKLQALQYVYLMQQLMDEQTGG; from the coding sequence TTGAAACTTGTTTCCACGAACACCATCGCTCTGGCCCTTGCTGCTGCCATGACGATTGGAGCAGCCAGCGCCGCAAATGCCGATGCGCACATGGACGAAACCCCGATGGACGAAACCGGCGTGCCCGGCCCGAATGAAGACCCCTATATCTGGCTTGAAGAGGCCCGCAGCGATGAAGCGCTGGCGTGGGTGACAGCCGAGAATGAGCGCACGCTCGCCGCGCTTGAGAACGATCCGCGCTTCGAGACGCTGAAAGCCGAAGCGCTTGCCATCTATGACAGCGAGGATCGCATCCCGTTCGTGAGCTTCCGCCCGGACGGCCTCTACAACTTCTGGCAGGACAAGGAGAACCCCAAGGGTCTGCTTCGCCGCACCACGCTGGAAAGCTACCAGACCGACAATCCAGAATGGGAAACGGTACTCGACATCGATGCGCTTGCTGCGGCTGAAGGCAAGGAGTGGGTCTACAAGGGCTCGACCTGCCTGCCGCCTGCCATGGAAATGTGCATGATCGCGCTCAGCGATGGAGGCGAGGATGCCACCATCATGCGCGAATTCAACATGACCACCGGTGAGTTCGTCGAAGGTGGGTTTGAACTGGCAGAGAAGAGCCAGGGCGGCATCCAGTGGCTCGACGCTGACACGCTGCTCGTAGGCCGCGATTTTGGCGAAGGCACGCTGACTGCCAGCGAATACCCCTTCACCACCCGCCTGTGGAAACGCGGCACCGATCTTGCCGATGCGCCCGAACTGTTCCGTGGACAGGCCGACGATGTGTGGGCCGGTGCAAGCCTGCTGCGTGATGCGAGCGGCGAAGTGCAGGCGATGACCGCGTTTCGCGGCGTGAGCTTCCATGAGAGCGAATACTTCCTCTACGACGATGACAGCGAGGAATGGATCAAGCTCGACATCCCGAAAAAGGCATCGCCTTACGGGATCGTCGATGGGCAAGTGCTGCTTTCGACCGATGTTGATTGGGAAGTCGATGGCCAGACCTTCCCGGCTGACAGCCTGATCGCGATGGACCTCGAAGAATGGAAGGCGAACCCGAACGGCGCGGCCAAGACGCTCGTCTGGGCCCCGGCAGAGCGCCAGACCAAGCGCGGCGGTGCGATCACGGCAGGCGCGCTGTATGTCGGCATGCTCGACAACGTCGTCGGCAAGGTTCTCAAGTTCAACTACGAGAACGGCGCATGGACCAGCGAAGAAGTGGCCCTGCCCGACAACGCAACTGTGGGCGTCGCGGCAAGTTCGAATGAGAGTGAGCAGATCATGTTCACGGTCACCGACTTCCTCAACCCGACGACGCTCTACTACACCGACGGTTCGACCGATCCGATGCCGCTCAAGACCTCGCCCGCGCGCTTTGATGCGTCCGGTATGGAAGTCGAGCAACACGAGGCAACCAGCGCCGACGGGACCAAGATCCCCTACTTCATCGTCAAGCCTGCCGGCATGGAGATGGACGGCGAAACGGCCATCCTTATGAGCGGCTATGGCGGCTTCCAGATCCCGCGTCTGCCAAGCTACATGGGTTCGACCGGTAAGATGTGGCTGGAGCGCGGCGGCGCCTATGTGCTCGCAAATCTGCGCGGTGGCGGTGAATTCGGCCCCGGCTGGCACCAGACTGCGATCCGCGAGAACAAGCAGCGCACCTGGGACGACTTCATCGCGGTCGGACAGGACCTGGTGGACCGCGGCTTCACCAGCCCGGAGCATCTCGGCATTCAGGGCGGCTCGCAAGGCGGTCTGCTGGTTGGCACAGCCTTCACGCAGCGTCCTGACTTGTTCGGAGCGGCGATCGTCCAGATCCCGTTGTTCGACATGCTTCGCTATCACCTGATCGGGCGCGGCGCTTCGTGGATCGGCGAATATGGCGATCCGCGTATCCCGGAACAGCGTGAATGGATCGAGGGCTACTCACCCTATCAGAAGATCATCGAGGGCGTGGATTATCCCACCCCATTCCTGTGGGCCTCGACCGCTGACGACCGCACGCACCCGGCGCACGCTCGCAAGGGTGCGGCCCGCCTCAAGGAGCTGGGACAGCCCTACTACTACTTCGAGGACATGACCGGCGGCCATTCGGGCGGCGTCGATAACGAACAGCGCGCCAAGCTGCAGGCGCTTCAATATGTCTATCTGATGCAACAGCTGATGGACGAACAGACGGGCGGCTGA
- a CDS encoding F0F1 ATP synthase subunit delta, producing MDNSAGIQASLAGRYASALFDLASENGTVTSVESDLETLGAALSESDDLTAATNNPELSRAQQGAAVAAVAKHLSLNELTTNFLGVLAGNRRLSKLPEMIAAFKTIAAAQRGEVSANVTSAHKLTDAQLMALKDKLTARVGRTVMLTADENPDLLGGLVVTIGSQRIDASIRTRLNSLAQAMKA from the coding sequence GTGGATAATTCCGCCGGTATTCAGGCTAGCCTTGCAGGCCGTTACGCCTCGGCCCTGTTCGATCTGGCTTCCGAAAACGGAACCGTCACTTCGGTCGAATCCGATCTCGAAACGCTCGGCGCTGCGCTGAGCGAGTCGGACGATCTGACTGCTGCCACCAACAACCCGGAACTCTCTCGCGCCCAACAAGGTGCAGCGGTCGCGGCGGTGGCAAAGCACCTCTCGCTGAATGAGCTCACCACCAACTTCCTCGGCGTGCTCGCAGGCAATCGCCGTCTGTCGAAACTGCCCGAGATGATCGCAGCCTTCAAAACCATCGCCGCCGCACAGCGCGGCGAGGTTTCGGCCAATGTCACCAGCGCGCACAAGCTGACCGATGCTCAGCTCATGGCGCTCAAGGACAAGCTCACCGCTCGCGTGGGCCGCACCGTCATGCTTACAGCCGACGAAAATCCCGACCTTCTGGGCGGGCTCGTCGTCACCATTGGATCGCAGCGCATTGATGCCTCGATCCGCACTCGCCTTAATTCTCTCGCCCAGGCCATGAAGGCTTAA
- a CDS encoding glutathione S-transferase → MPETLDLADCVNAVCPWSGDPVSGDSLTLYRGKVVGFCNPGCRDKFEKATSSFDAAIDGN, encoded by the coding sequence GTGCCGGAAACGCTCGACCTGGCGGACTGTGTCAACGCAGTGTGCCCATGGTCGGGCGATCCGGTCTCGGGCGACAGCCTGACCCTGTATCGCGGCAAGGTCGTCGGGTTTTGCAATCCGGGCTGCCGCGACAAATTTGAGAAGGCCACATCTTCATTCGATGCGGCGATTGATGGAAACTGA
- a CDS encoding DUF1153 domain-containing protein, whose translation MAYPRDISIADAIKRYGLPRSHRVHWSASRKADVVRAVHDRAISFHEARERYLLSRSEFEEWEREYSRPAPVRTEYLENA comes from the coding sequence ATGGCTTACCCCCGCGACATATCCATCGCCGACGCGATTAAGCGTTACGGCCTGCCGCGCTCTCACCGCGTCCACTGGTCCGCCTCGCGCAAAGCCGATGTGGTGCGCGCAGTGCATGACCGCGCCATCAGCTTTCACGAAGCGCGCGAGCGCTATCTGCTGAGCCGCAGCGAGTTCGAGGAATGGGAACGTGAATATTCCCGTCCGGCTCCTGTACGCACGGAGTATCTCGAGAACGCTTGA
- the atpA gene encoding F0F1 ATP synthase subunit alpha gives MEIRAAEISKVIKDQIANFGTEAQVSEVGTVLSVGDGIARIHGLDKVQAGEMVEFANGVQGMALNLEADNVGVVIFGSDAEIKEGDTVKRTETIVDVPVGKALLGRVVDALGNPIDGKGPIETTERSRVEVKAPGIIPRESVSEPVQTGLKAVDALVPVGRGQRELIIGDRQTGKTAVAIDTFINQKGVNAGDDEGKKLYCVYVAVGQKRSTVAQIVKQLEENGAMEYSIVVAATASEPAPLQYLAPYTGCAMGEFFRDNGMHAVIVYDDLSKQAVAYRQMSLLLRRPPGREAYPGDVFYLHSRLLERAAKMNKAEGGGSLTALPIIETQAGDVSAYIPTNVISITDGQIFLETDLFYQGIRPAINVGLSVSRVGGAAQTKAMKKVSGSMKLDLAQYREMAAFAQFGSDLDAATQKLLNRGARLTELLKQKQFNPMPFEEQTVSIFAGTNGFIDSIAVDRVNEYEEQMLAFFRSEHADVLETIRTTGKFEDDTKAAVVAGLEAFAKQFA, from the coding sequence ATGGAAATCCGCGCCGCAGAAATCTCAAAGGTCATCAAGGACCAGATCGCCAATTTCGGCACCGAAGCACAGGTCAGCGAAGTCGGCACCGTGCTCAGCGTTGGTGACGGCATCGCCCGCATCCACGGCCTCGACAAGGTTCAGGCCGGTGAAATGGTTGAATTCGCCAATGGCGTTCAGGGCATGGCCCTCAATCTGGAAGCGGACAATGTCGGCGTCGTGATCTTTGGCTCGGACGCCGAGATCAAGGAAGGCGACACCGTCAAACGCACCGAGACCATCGTGGACGTTCCCGTTGGCAAGGCCCTGCTGGGCCGCGTGGTCGACGCGCTGGGCAACCCGATCGACGGCAAGGGCCCGATCGAAACGACCGAGCGTAGCCGCGTCGAAGTCAAGGCTCCGGGCATCATCCCGCGCGAATCGGTTTCCGAGCCTGTGCAAACCGGCCTCAAGGCCGTCGATGCTCTCGTTCCGGTCGGCCGCGGCCAGCGCGAGCTGATCATCGGCGACCGCCAGACCGGCAAGACCGCTGTCGCGATCGACACCTTCATCAACCAGAAGGGCGTCAATGCGGGCGATGACGAAGGCAAGAAGCTCTACTGCGTCTATGTCGCCGTGGGTCAGAAGCGTTCGACCGTTGCGCAGATCGTGAAGCAGCTCGAAGAAAACGGCGCGATGGAATATTCCATCGTCGTTGCCGCTACCGCTTCGGAGCCTGCACCGCTTCAGTACCTCGCGCCCTACACCGGTTGCGCGATGGGTGAATTCTTCCGCGACAACGGCATGCACGCCGTGATCGTGTATGACGACCTTTCGAAGCAGGCTGTTGCCTATCGTCAGATGTCGCTCCTGCTGCGTCGTCCTCCGGGCCGTGAAGCCTATCCGGGTGACGTTTTCTATCTCCACAGCCGCCTGCTTGAGCGCGCTGCAAAGATGAACAAGGCAGAAGGCGGCGGTTCGCTTACCGCGCTTCCAATCATTGAAACGCAGGCAGGCGACGTGTCGGCATATATTCCGACCAACGTGATTTCGATCACCGACGGCCAGATCTTCCTCGAAACCGACCTGTTCTACCAGGGCATCCGTCCTGCGATTAACGTGGGTCTGTCGGTTAGCCGCGTGGGCGGTGCCGCCCAGACCAAGGCAATGAAGAAGGTCTCGGGCTCGATGAAGCTCGACCTTGCTCAGTACCGCGAAATGGCCGCGTTTGCGCAGTTCGGTTCGGACCTCGACGCGGCAACGCAGAAGCTTCTGAACCGCGGCGCTCGCCTGACCGAGCTTCTGAAGCAGAAGCAGTTCAACCCGATGCCGTTCGAAGAGCAGACCGTGTCGATCTTTGCCGGCACCAACGGCTTCATCGATTCGATCGCGGTCGACCGCGTCAACGAATACGAAGAGCAGATGCTCGCCTTCTTCCGCAGCGAGCACGCCGACGTTCTCGAAACGATCCGCACCACCGGCAAGTTCGAAGACGACACCAAGGCTGCTGTGGTTGCGGGCCTCGAAGCCTTCGCCAAGCAGTTCGCATAA
- a CDS encoding TauD/TfdA family dioxygenase: protein MQTTPMAPECGVEISGVALASCSDAEMQDIKNAIYEHGVAVFRDQEFSKEDHITFGKRWGGIDVNNYFPLTEDYAEIAVVKKDPDQTVNIGGDWHTDHSYDQIPAMGSVLVARELPPQGGDTMWAHMGAAYDALPQDLKDEIEGLEAFHTADHIYKADGLYAQTDMGRSLRGHDLKTGAVHPVVIRHPHTGRKLLYVNRAFTINIVGRTREESLPLLQRLYDAALTGDNECRLQWKPGTVAIWDNRTTWHNAMNDYQGHYREMHRITLSGEALAA from the coding sequence ATGCAAACGACCCCGATGGCACCTGAATGCGGTGTCGAGATTTCCGGCGTTGCGCTCGCCTCGTGCAGCGATGCGGAAATGCAGGACATCAAGAATGCGATTTATGAGCACGGTGTCGCCGTGTTCCGCGATCAGGAATTCTCGAAAGAAGATCACATCACCTTCGGCAAGCGCTGGGGCGGGATCGATGTGAACAATTATTTCCCGCTGACCGAAGATTATGCAGAAATCGCGGTGGTCAAGAAAGACCCCGATCAGACCGTCAATATTGGCGGCGATTGGCATACCGACCATTCTTATGATCAGATCCCTGCGATGGGATCGGTGCTGGTCGCGCGCGAACTCCCACCACAAGGTGGCGACACGATGTGGGCGCATATGGGTGCAGCCTATGATGCGCTGCCGCAGGACCTCAAGGACGAGATCGAAGGCCTCGAGGCATTTCACACTGCCGACCACATCTACAAGGCCGACGGGCTTTACGCCCAGACCGATATGGGCCGCAGCCTGCGCGGGCATGATCTCAAGACCGGTGCAGTCCACCCGGTCGTCATCCGTCACCCGCATACCGGTCGCAAGCTGCTCTATGTAAATCGCGCTTTCACGATCAACATCGTCGGTCGCACTCGCGAGGAGAGCCTGCCGCTTTTGCAGCGCCTCTATGACGCGGCGCTGACCGGTGACAATGAATGCCGCCTACAATGGAAGCCCGGCACGGTCGCGATCTGGGATAATCGCACGACATGGCACAATGCGATGAACGATTATCAGGGCCACTACCGTGAGATGCACCGCATCACCTTATCGGGTGAAGCGCTGGCGGCCTGA